A window from Gottschalkiaceae bacterium SANA encodes these proteins:
- a CDS encoding glycosyltransferase family 2 protein has product MDMKVNAREKMFSVIVTAYNCEKYILETLESIDAQSFNDYQVIIIEDCSLDSTPDLIKEYIAGKEAWKMYKNERNRGVGYSRNRAFSLASGRFVAILDSDDVWLENKLDQQYQVLKDGDIDLCYSSYAYIDADSNDLHFTYRTKSQVTYQSLLKENYIGCSTAVISNQIAKTNKMKENMLNEDFFFWLQVLKQGYVGKGILQPLVKYRIHDKGRSYNKFKAAYNRYFIYRQNEELSLACRIFYFINYAFRATRKFSRVYLHALLNRNNNKH; this is encoded by the coding sequence ATGGATATGAAGGTGAATGCAAGAGAAAAAATGTTTTCAGTTATTGTAACCGCCTATAATTGTGAGAAATATATCCTAGAGACCTTGGAAAGCATAGATGCGCAAAGTTTTAATGATTATCAGGTTATCATTATTGAAGATTGTTCATTGGATTCAACGCCGGATCTTATCAAGGAGTACATTGCAGGAAAAGAAGCTTGGAAAATGTATAAAAATGAAAGAAATCGTGGAGTAGGCTATTCGAGAAATCGGGCATTTTCATTGGCTAGCGGTAGATTTGTTGCTATTCTTGATAGTGATGACGTGTGGCTAGAAAACAAATTGGATCAGCAATATCAAGTCTTAAAAGATGGCGACATTGATTTGTGTTATTCTTCCTATGCCTACATTGATGCAGATTCCAATGATTTGCACTTTACCTATCGGACCAAATCCCAGGTGACGTATCAATCACTCTTAAAAGAAAACTATATTGGCTGCTCAACGGCAGTCATATCTAATCAGATTGCTAAAACCAACAAAATGAAAGAAAATATGCTCAATGAAGATTTTTTCTTTTGGCTTCAAGTACTGAAACAAGGATATGTTGGCAAAGGCATTTTACAGCCCTTGGTAAAATATAGAATCCATGATAAAGGCAGATCCTACAACAAATTTAAAGCTGCTTATAATCGGTATTTTATTTATCGTCAAAATGAAGAACTCTCTTTAGCTTGTCGCATTTTCTATTTTATAAACTATGCATTTCGAGCGACAAGAAAGTTTTCAAGGGTATATTTGCACGCCCTACTCAATCGAAACAACAATAAACATTAA
- a CDS encoding ATP-grasp fold amidoligase family protein: MYKKLKKLFNIEVDPIKSFKSFFVYWVCKNISDERYLKFKFRMIMRRKLDIKQPKTFNEKIQWLKLYDRKAKYVELVDKYEVRKHVKALIGEEYLIPLLGVWPTFQEIDFSKLPNRFVLKCTHDSGGVVVCQDKGRLDWDKIGKKMDKQLAKNYYYSGREWPYKNIKPRIICEDLIESESGGLPNDYKFHCFNGKAKNVMICTDRLKGQTQYYFFDRQWKYLPCLVEGWNAPEGFTLPKPEKLDEMFALAETMAKGFAFVRVDLYCEKGKIYFGELTLYPESGFDDVILPETDAAWGRDLQLPDVESCKVQ, encoded by the coding sequence ATGTACAAAAAATTGAAGAAATTATTTAATATTGAAGTGGATCCAATAAAATCATTCAAGTCATTTTTTGTTTATTGGGTGTGTAAGAATATTTCTGATGAAAGGTATCTGAAATTCAAGTTTCGCATGATCATGCGAAGAAAGCTGGACATCAAGCAGCCGAAAACCTTTAACGAGAAGATTCAATGGCTGAAATTATATGACAGAAAAGCCAAGTATGTAGAGCTGGTGGATAAGTATGAAGTGAGAAAACACGTTAAAGCACTGATCGGAGAAGAGTATTTGATTCCTTTATTGGGCGTATGGCCGACCTTCCAAGAGATTGACTTCAGTAAATTACCCAATCGCTTTGTTCTTAAGTGTACTCATGATTCAGGTGGCGTTGTCGTTTGCCAAGACAAAGGGCGCTTAGATTGGGACAAGATAGGAAAAAAAATGGACAAGCAGTTGGCTAAAAATTATTATTATTCGGGCAGAGAATGGCCTTACAAAAACATCAAGCCACGAATTATTTGCGAAGATTTGATTGAAAGCGAGTCAGGCGGTTTACCGAATGACTATAAGTTTCATTGTTTTAATGGGAAGGCAAAGAACGTTATGATTTGTACAGATCGACTCAAAGGACAAACACAATACTATTTTTTTGATCGACAGTGGAAATACTTGCCTTGTTTAGTGGAGGGGTGGAATGCACCAGAGGGTTTTACTTTACCAAAGCCGGAAAAGTTAGATGAAATGTTTGCTCTTGCTGAGACCATGGCCAAAGGCTTTGCTTTTGTTCGCGTAGATTTGTATTGTGAAAAGGGAAAAATTTATTTTGGTGAGTTAACCTTGTATCCAGAAAGTGGCTTTGATGATGTTATTTTGCCCGAAACAGATGCGGCTTGGGGAAGGGATTTGCAACTTCCGGATGTTGAAAGTTGCAAAGTCCAATGA